The Simkania negevensis Z genome has a window encoding:
- a CDS encoding DUF2231 domain-containing protein, with product MVITNDKKADWFMSLSDIPDLHPIFVHFVVGLLTLSVILQLLVRIMPRIFQIKVKEELAIMAKWCLWIGIGFAVLAIITGFLAYYTVFSHDALSHHAMNWHRNWALFSFGLFLVLGIWSYLNDRKFRKVSCFFLVVLFLAGIALTEAARRGGELVYEYGIGVEAVPTEDDHQQNHEHH from the coding sequence ATGGTCATCACTAACGATAAAAAAGCCGATTGGTTTATGAGTTTGTCAGATATTCCAGATTTGCACCCTATTTTTGTTCACTTTGTTGTTGGGTTATTGACCTTATCTGTGATTTTACAACTCCTTGTACGCATAATGCCTAGGATATTTCAAATCAAAGTAAAAGAAGAACTTGCTATCATGGCCAAATGGTGCCTTTGGATTGGCATCGGGTTTGCAGTGTTAGCTATCATCACTGGTTTTCTCGCATATTATACCGTTTTTTCTCACGATGCATTGTCTCATCATGCGATGAATTGGCATAGAAACTGGGCTCTTTTCTCCTTTGGGCTGTTTCTCGTCCTTGGAATATGGTCCTACTTGAATGATCGGAAGTTTCGAAAAGTTTCCTGTTTTTTCTTAGTGGTTTTATTTTTGGCAGGAATAGCACTTACAGAAGCCGCTAGAAGAGGGGGCGAACTTGTCTATGAATATGGAATTGGAGTAGAAGCGGTTCCTACGGAAGACGACCATCAACAAAATCACGAGCATCACTAG